A genomic segment from Candidatus Poribacteria bacterium encodes:
- a CDS encoding WD40 repeat domain-containing protein — translation MWDAVTGEYQGTIIGHTGAVTCLVFSPDSKVLASGSDDHTIRLWNTNTNDSRLIIPGHTGGRNILLFPPGGEIFTYSNNGYDFLKIHRWNADTGAYRQTLTFSPDGATLASGSRDRTIRLWDTATGSLRHTLTGHTDTVSEVVFSPDGTILTSGSDDNTIRLWDTATGSLRHTLTGYEYAPEKLVFSPDGRTLAGGSGIGKGLFLWDVATGKRLKKFVDHQVRIFFVDELVSSPDGHTLVSAGAHEIRLWNISTGSPDRILKTDESGVVDRLAFSPDGKILASSRLMETLLWDVTTGKPLKTIIGHGSEVSDLAFSRDSSTFVSAGRDGTVILWDITKLR, via the coding sequence TTGTGGGATGCTGTAACAGGCGAATATCAAGGGACTATCATTGGTCATACAGGAGCAGTTACTTGCCTTGTATTTAGTCCTGACAGCAAAGTTTTGGCAAGTGGTAGCGACGATCATACCATCCGTCTATGGAATACTAATACAAACGACTCCCGTCTAATTATCCCAGGGCATACAGGAGGTAGAAACATTCTTTTATTTCCTCCGGGTGGCGAAATTTTTACCTATAGTAATAACGGTTACGACTTTCTTAAAATTCATCGATGGAATGCTGACACTGGTGCTTACCGTCAAACTCTCACGTTTAGTCCAGATGGGGCGACTCTTGCCAGTGGAAGTAGGGATCGCACTATTCGTCTATGGGATACTGCAACAGGATCGCTCCGTCATACCCTTACAGGACATACAGACACTGTCTCGGAGGTTGTGTTCAGTCCAGACGGTACAATTCTGACCAGCGGTAGTGATGATAATACCATCCGTCTATGGGATACTGCAACAGGATCGCTCCGTCATACCCTTACAGGGTATGAATATGCGCCGGAAAAACTTGTATTCAGTCCAGATGGACGCACTCTCGCAGGCGGATCTGGTATAGGTAAAGGACTTTTTTTATGGGATGTTGCAACAGGAAAACGCCTCAAGAAATTTGTTGATCACCAAGTAAGAATTTTTTTTGTTGATGAACTTGTATCCAGTCCAGATGGACACACTCTCGTTAGTGCTGGTGCTCACGAGATTCGTCTATGGAACATCTCAACGGGTTCTCCTGATAGGATTCTTAAGACAGATGAATCTGGGGTTGTAGATAGGCTCGCGTTCAGTCCAGATGGGAAGATTCTGGCAAGTAGTCGTCTCATGGAGACTCTCCTATGGGATGTTACAACAGGTAAACCACTAAAAACAATAATTGGACATGGGTCCGAGGTTTCTGATCTTGCGTTTAGCCGAGATAGCAGTACTTTTGTTAGTGCTGGTAGGGATGGCACAGTGATTCTTTGGGATATCACAAAACTCCGCTGA